In one Culex quinquefasciatus strain JHB chromosome 2, VPISU_Cqui_1.0_pri_paternal, whole genome shotgun sequence genomic region, the following are encoded:
- the LOC119767697 gene encoding uncharacterized protein LOC119767697, with protein sequence MPSKQANDVLAVEELVHEIRENLRLKAKPAHQPTRSSRPSPYHIPCRSWSEPAVCGGQGEKRSFHKSCKKQEEEAIEDPYEFLQTLLKNNNLVKEAVRRLQHGLSPKQRYFYESDGEESRSPIVVMCQLES encoded by the coding sequence ATGCCGAGCAAGCAGGCCAACGACGTGCTAGCGGTCGAAGAGCTGGTCCATGAAATCCGCGAAAACCTCCGCCTGAAAGCCAAACCCGCCCACCAGCCAACGCGAAGCTCGCGGCCCTCGCCGTACCACATACCGTGCCGGTCCTGGTCGGAACCGGCGGTATGCGGCGGCCAGGGCGAGAAGCGCTCCTTCCACAAGTCCTGCAAGAAGCAAGAGGAGGAAGCGATAGAGGACCCGTACGAGTTCCTGCAGACGCTGCTGAAGAACAACAACCTGGTGAAGGAGGCCGTGCGGAGGTTACAGCATGGGCTGTCGCCCAAGCAGCGGTACTTCTACGAGAGTGACGGCGAGGAGTCCCGGTCACCGATCGTGGTGATGTGTCAGCTAGAGTCCTAA